A genomic segment from Acyrthosiphon pisum isolate AL4f chromosome A3, pea_aphid_22Mar2018_4r6ur, whole genome shotgun sequence encodes:
- the 14-3-3epsilon gene encoding 14-3-3 protein epsilon, which yields MSEREENVYKAKLAEQAERYDEMVESMKKVASLDVELSVEERNLLSVAYKNVIGARRASWRIISSIEQKEENKGAEEKLEMIRQYRSQVEKELRDICSDILNVLDKHLIACAASGESKVFYYKMKGDYHRYLAEFATGDDRKEAAEHSLVAYKAASDIANQDLPPTHPIRLGLALNFSVFYYEILNTPDRACHLAKKAFDEAIAELDTLSEESYKDSTLIMQLLRDNLTLWTSDMQGDGTEAEPKEQLQDVEDQDVS from the exons aaatggTAGAATCCATGAAAAAAGTAGCATCGTTAGATGTCGAATTATCTGTAGAAGAACGAAACCTGTTATCTGTAGCATATAAAAATGTGATTGGAGCTCGGCGTGCAAGTTGGCGCATAATTTCAAGTATTGAACAGAAAGAAGAGAACAAAGGTGCTGAAGAAAAGCTAGAGATGATCCGCCAATATAGATCGCAG GTCGAGAAAGAATTACGGGATATTTGTTCAGACATTCTAAATGTACTCGACAAACATTTAATAGCATGCGCTGCTTCTGGTGAATCTAAAGTTTTCTATTATAAGAT GAAAGGTGACTACCACAGATACCTGGCCGAATTCGCTACTGGAGATGACAGAAAAGAAGCCGCTGAACATTCTCTGGTCGCCTATAAAGCCGCTAGCGATATCGCTAATCAAGACTTACCTCCTACTCACCCAATAAG GTTGGGTTTGGCATTGAATTTTTCTGTATTCTACTATGAGATTCTCAACACACCTGATAGAGCTTGTCATTTAGCTAAAAAAGCTTTTGATGAAGCAATTGCTGAATTGGACACGTTATCCGAAGAGAGCTATAAAGATTCTACACTTATAATGCAGTTGTTAAGGGACAACCTAACCTTGTGGACTTCAGATATGCAAGGAGATG gtACAGAAGCTGAACCTAAAGAGCAGCTTCAAGATGTTGAAGATCAAGATGTCTCATAA